ACCGATGTTGAGGTGGCCGACCTCGCTGTTGCCCATCTGTCCGTCGGGGAGGCCGACGCGTCGACCGGAGGCGTCGAGTGTCCCCGAGGCGCCGGTGGCGAGAAAGCGGTCGAACGTCGGGGTGTCGGCGGCCGAGACGGCGTTGCGGCCGGGGCCGTCGAGTCCCCATCCATCGAGGATGACCAGCGCGGCGTCCATATCCGAGCGAGGCCATCGGGCGTTAACTACCTGTTGCATCGCGTCTGGAGGGGTGTCCGTGCGAGACGGTCCCCCCGCCCTGCCGGCGCCATCGGCACGCCTTTGAAGGTCGCTTCGGAACACGCATCCATGTCCACCGACGAGCAGGGACCCGTTCGTGTCGGGGTGCTCTCCCTACACAACAGCAAGGAGACGAAGGCGATCTTGAACGCGGTCGAGGACCTCGGCCACGAACCGGTGTGGCTCCGGCGCGAGAACACGACGGTCAGCATCGAGGACAGCGAGGTGACCGTCGATCCGGACGTGGACGTGGTCGCCAACCGCCTCCTACTGTCGACGACGGGCGATCCCGCGGAACTGCTGGGACTGGCGACGACGTTCAACCGTATCCGCCCGATGCTGAACGAACCGGACCCGGTGTTGACGGCGATCCACAAGTTCGCGACGGCGGCGACGCTCGCGGACTGGAACATCAGCGTGCCCGACGCTTTCCTCGGACTGTCGAACGAGCGACTCAACAGCGGCCGGGGACGGTTCGGCGACGTGGGCGTCTACAAGACGGCCATCGGCACGCACGGCGGCGGGACGTGGAAGGTCGACCTCACCGAACCGGTCAACCCGCGGGTCGGCAACCGACAGGCGTTCCTACAGGACCTCGTCGAACGCGACGAGAACGAACACCGCGACCTCCGGGTGTACGTCGTCGACGACGAAATCGTGGGCGCGATGTACCGCTACGCCCCGGAGGGCGACTGGCGGACCAACGTCGCCCTCGGCGGCGACGTGGCCGACGCCACCGACGACCTCCCCGACGTGGCAGCAGAGATGGCGCTGTACACCGCGGACGTGATGAATCTCGACTACGCCGGCGTCGACCTCATCGAGGGCGAGGACGGCTGGTTCGTCCTCGAAGTCAACCCGACGGCGGGGTTCAAAGGGCTGTACGAGGCCACGGGCACCAGCCCCGCCCCCCACGTGGCGAAACTCGCCATCGAGCGCGCCGGCGGGAGCGTCGACGAGGAACGGGTGGAACAGCTCTCGGCCACGCTCGACGACTCGACCCCCTCGTGTAAGCCCCGCATCACGCCGCCCGAACAGGAGGATCTCCCGGTCATCGGCTACATCGAGGACGTCATCGTCAGCGGGACGAGCGGATCGAAACAGGTGAAGGCCAAATCCGACACGGGCGCGACGCGGACGAGCATCGACACGGGACTCGCCGCCGACATCGGCGCCGGGCCGATCAAGAGCATGACGCGCGTGAAGTCGGGGAGCGTCAAGTCGGGGAAGGCGCGACCGGTCGTCGACTTGGTCATCGGCATCGGCGGCACCCAACACACCGTCACCGCGAGCGTCGAGGACCGCGGCCACATGGACTACCCCCTGTTGCTCGGGCGGGACGTGCTCGAACACTACCGGGTCGACGTGCGGCGACGCGCCGACGACGACGAGCGGAGTAGCGGCGAACTGCTGGAGGAGTAGGAGTAACCTTTTCCGGCTCGTTCCTGAAATCGAGGGCGATGACCCCGCTGGAAATCGGTCTCCGACTGGTGGCCGGCGTCCTTCTCATCCTCGCGAACGGCTTCTTCGTCGCCATCGAGTTCGCGCTGACGCGCGTCCGCCAGTACCCCGAATCCGAGTTCGACACGCCCGCGCTCGAACGGGCGTGGGAGATGACACAGGATCTCGAAATCTACCTCACGAGCTGTCAGGTCGGCATCACCGCCTCCAGCATCGCGGTCGGTATCGTCGCCGAGCCGGCGCTCGCGGCGCTGTTCGAGCCCTACTTCGCCGGGAGTGCGCTGGCGTCGGTCGGCGCTGGCGCCCTCATCGCGTACGCGATCATCAACCTCCTGCATCTCACCCACGGCGAGCAGACACCGACGTATCTCGGCGTCGAGCGCTCGAAGTTCGTCTGTCGGTACGGCGCGCGCCCGCTCTACTGGTTCGCGTGGCTCATCTCGCCGATCATGCACGTCGGCGACACCGTCGCGAAGGCGACGCTGAAACTGTTCGGCATCGAGATGACCGGCGCGTGGCTGGAGACCGAAGAGCAGGTCATCGAGTCGCGCGCGGACCTCCGGAACCGCCTCGACTCCCTGCTCGACGAGGGGGACGTACCCGAGGAGCGCCAGGAGGAGGTGCTCAACGCCCTCGCCGTCGGCGAGATGGCGGTCGCGGAGCTCGTGACCGACCCCGACGACATCGTGGCGCTGTCGGTCGGGGCGTCGGTCGAGGAGAATCTGGCGACGATGCGGGCGACCCCGCACACCCGCTTCCCGCTCGTCGGCGAGGACCTCGGGGACTTCCGGGGCGTCGTCTACACGCCGTCGGTGCTGACGCATCTGGAGGCGCTGGAGCGGGGCGAGCGGAGCTTCGAGGACATCGCGGCGGCGCCGATGACGCTCGCGGCGGAGACGAACGTCAGCGACGCCTTCGACCAGTTCCAGGCCCAGGATCAGGAGCTCGCGCTGGTGCTCGAGGACGGCGACGTCGTCGGCCTCCTGACCGCGACGGACGCGCTGGAGGCCGTGATGGGCGAGCTAGAGGATCCGCTGGACCGGGCGTACGGCTAACGCTCCCGCACCTCGTCGACCGAGTCGGCGACGTCCTCCTCGATCCGCCACAGGTAGAGGCTGGCGTAACTCCGGTACGGCGCCCACTGCTCCGCGCGGTCGACCATCGCCTCCCGGTCGATGTCGCCGTACAGCGCCCGCATCCCCTTCCGAATCCCGAGGTCGCCGACCGGGAACACGTCGGGGCGGCCGAGCGAGAACAGGAGTTGCATCCGCGCGGTCCAGTCCCCGACCCCGGTGATCGAGGTGAGTTCGTCGATCACGGCGTCGTCGTCCACCCCCGCGAACGAGTCGACCGTGTAGCCGCGGTCACGGAAGGCCTCGGCGACGTTGTTGACGTACCGCGTCTTCTGCCGGGAGAGCCCCGCGTCGCGGAGGGTGGCGTCGTCCGCGGCCAAGACGCCGGCAGGCGTCACGTCGACGGCTTCGAAGAGTCGCTCACGGGTCGCTGCGGCGGACGCCATCGACACCTGCTGGCGGAGAACCGAGACGACGAAGCGGGCGAAGAAGTCGTCCGCGGGCTCGATGGCGAGGGGACCGTGGCGCTCGATCAGCGGCCGGAGGTCGGGGTCGGCCCGCAGCGCGGCGATGGCGTCGGCGTCGTTCATGTCGGCCGTGAGCGGCCTACGGGCATAAGGGATCGGCCGGGAACGCGGGTGCTCTTCCACCCCCTCATAAGGGCGTTATAGGATTAAGCTACAGACCGATGGCGATAGGCGCCCACCATTCAGTCATGGTACAGCGGAGTCACGCCGACGGTCGAAGCAACGCAACCGAACCGAAATTCTACCTTCCCGCCGGGCCGGCTACGTCGTTCGTCGCCGACCGGGCGACGTCCGTCTGGGCGGCGCTGTTCAACCACGGCGTCGAAACGTCGGGGTAGGTTCGAGAACGGTGTTCGCGGCGGCGACGAGCACGACCAACCGACCCGTATCAATTAAGCCGCCACGCGGCGACCGGTCGGTAGCGAGATGAGCGACGTTAAAGCGGTCGTCCGAGTCGAGCACCCCGACATAGTGCTCACGGGAGCGGTTACCCACGACCGAAGTTCGGAAGTCAAGTCGGTGTCGGAGGCGGGAACCGACCCGACGTCGGGGAAGTTCTTCTATCACATCGAGTCGGCCGACTTCCGTCAGTTCGAGGACGGATTACGGACGGATAGTACCGTCGGCGAGTTCGAACGGGTGATCGAAATCGGGGCGGAGAAGGCGATTTACAGCATCGAGTACACCGACGACGCGAAGATCCTCTCACCGGTGATTTCGGCCGCGAACGGCGTCATCCTCGACATGGAAAACGACGGGCGCGCCTGGATTCTGACGGTGTGGATGCCCGAGCGAACGGATCTGGTGCAGCTCTGGGACTACGCACAGGGGAACGACATCGACATCGAGCTACTGCGCGTGAACGAATACGACGGCTTGGGTGAGACGGACGCCGGACTGACCGAGAGCCAGCGAGAAGCCCTCCTCGTCGCAGTCGAAGCCGGGTACTTCGAAGAACCACGCAACGCGACGCTCGGCGACGTCGCCGCTGCGCTCGACATCTCCCAACCCGCAGCCAGCGGTCTCCTTCGACGTGGCATCAAGCGACTCGTCGTCTCGTCCCTGATGGACGCCGGTGACGGGACGAATTGATCGCCACGACGCCGTGCGGTGGCAACCGGGAACACGATTCTCACCGTCGCGTGCCGCTACTCCCCGCTGGGCGCCAGCGGATCGAACCGCTCCGGGCGGTCGAAGACGCGGTCCGCGAGGTAGACGGCCCCGACCGAGAGGAGTAGCGTCGCGAGGATCAGGGGGATGCCGGGATCGTAGCGAAGCGGCGGATGGTAGCCGAAGGCGTAGTCGAAGACGTCGTTGACGAGGAGCGCGACGAGCGCGAGCTTGAGCGCGCGGTCGGTCGTCCGACCGTAGTAGGGGATGGCGAAGGCCTCGACGACGAACAACAGGTGAGTGAGCATGATCCCCCAGTAGTTCCAGAGGGCGCCCGGGGCGCCGACGTACTGACCGGGGTGGAGGTTGAGGGCGACGACGGTCCAGAGGCCGTACTTGACGAGCCAGACGAACGCGAACGTATGGAGGTAGGCCAGCGGGGTGTTGGTCGGGGCGTCGCGGACGCGACGGGCGTTCCCGAGGAGGGGAAGAAGCGTCGCGAGCGAGAGCGTCGCCAGCGCGAGCGCGGTAGGCGAGTCGCCGAAGAGCGGGTAGAGGAAGGTCGGCAGGTCGGCGAAGGAGGGATCGGCGTGGACGTAGAAACTGATGCCGACGAGGAAGGCGGCGCCGTTGGCGACCAAGAGCATCGAGAGGCTGGGCGCGTTGCCGAGGTAGTACTCCACGTAGCGCCCGAGGTCGAGCGAAACCGTGACCATCGATCACTTCGTGGATCGGTCGAAGGTAAAATCTGTCGTGCGGCGGAGGTTGAATGGTTTAAGTGGCCGCCTCGCGGAAGGACCGACATGGATTCGGACGCGGCCTTCACGTACAACGGCGGGAAGGTCGCCCCCGGCGAGCGGCAGAACCTCCGGTACGGCATCAGCGAGACGTATCTCGGCGATCCGGTGCGGATTCCGGTGACCATCGTCAACGGCGAGCGCGACGGGCCGACGGTGTTCCTGTCGGCGGCCGCCCACGGCGACGAACTCAACGGCATCGAGGTGGTACGGGAGGTGGCCTTCGAGTGGGACCTGGACGACCTCGCGGGCACCATCGTCTGTCTGCCCGTCCTGAACGTCCAGGGCTTTCTCACCCAGCAGCGGTATCTCCCCATCTACGACCGCGACCTCAATCGATCCTTTCCCGGCGACCCGTCCTCGACGAGCGCGAAGCGGATGGCTCACGCCATCTTTCGGAACTTCATCGCGCCCTGTGATCTCGGCATCGACTTCCACACCTCGACGCGAGGGCGGACGAACATGTTACACGTGCGCGCGGACACGGAAGACGACGCGGTGTCGCGGCTCGCTTTCGCCTTCGGGGCGAGCGTCGTCGTCGACGGCGCGGGGAGCGACGGGACGCTCCGTGGGGAGGCGACCCGCGCGGGCGTCCCGACCATCACGGTCGAGATGGGGCAGGCCCACCGGTTCGAACGCCGCCTCATCGACGACGCCCTCGACGGCGTGGAGAGCGTGTTCGCGGAGTACGGCCTCCAGCCGGGGCCGGTCCGCTGGCCGGGATGGCGAACGGTCGTGACGGAGAAGACGTGGATACGGGCGGACGCGGGCGGCATCGTCGACATGCACTACGACCGGGGGAGCCTCGTCCACGAGGGCGAGCGCATCTGTACGATCACCGATCCGTTCAAGGCCGACGGGGTGCCGGTCGAGGCACCCTTCACCGGCGTCCTGATCGGTCTCCTCGAGAATCCGGTGGTGTACCCGGGCAATCCGATCTGTCATCTCGCGGAACTCGACGCGGAGACGGCGCGGATCGTCGACCGCCGACAGACGGATCGATGATCGACGGAATCGGCGGCCAGCGACGCCGCGAGCGCCCGCGAGCGGTACGTAACTTCTATACGATCACGGTCCCGAGAGCCGGACGAGCATGAGTCAGTCCTACGATCGAGGCCTCATCGAGGATTTCGGCCGGTGGCGGGAATTCTCGGCCGGCATGTGGGCCTGGATTTTTCATAAGTTCACCGGGTGGGTGTTGATCGGCTATCTGTTCACCCACATCGCCGTGCTGAGTACGGCCCTCACGTCGGCGAGCGCCGATCCCGCGACGGTCGCGGCGAATCAGGACCTCTACACGCAGACGATCCAGGCGCTGGAGAGTCTGCTGGTGGTCCGCCTCCTCGAAGTCGGGTTGCTCGCGGTCGCCGTGTTCCACATCCTGAACGGGACGCGCCTCCTGCTGGTCGACCTCGGAATCGGCCTCGGCACGCAGGACCGGAGCTTCTACGCGTCACTGATACTGACGGGCGCCATCGTCGTCGCGAGCATCCCGACCTTCCTCGCGGGGGTGTCGCTCTGATGGCCGAGCGCTACTCCTCGTTCCGAGCGGGCGGGCGGCTGTGGCTCTGGCAGCGCATCACCGCCGCCTTCCTCGTCGTCGTGCTCGCCTTCCACTTTTTCCTCCTCCATTTCGTCCACCACGCCGACGAGGTGACGTTCGCGATGAGCGCCGGCCGGATGGAGACGTGGAGCTACTACTCGCTGATGATCCTCTTTCTGGTGACCGCGACGTTCCACGGCGTCAACGGCGTCTACAACGCCCTGATCAACGCCGGCCTGACCGGTGTCAAGCGACAGGCCGTCAAAGTCGTCCTCGGCGTCGCGAGCCTCCTCCTGCTGGTGCAGGGGTTCAGAACCGCGAACGCGTGGGCCGGCATCGACCTCCTCCCAATCCTATGAGTACGCAACGACAACAACCCGAGACCGAAACCGAGACGGAGAGTACGGAAAGCGAGGGTGAGACGGCCCAGGAGCGCCGCCTCGACGAGAAACGTCGGCGGGCCGAGGAGCGCGAACGCAAGCGCGTCGAGGCCGAGGAACGCG
This window of the Haloplanus rubicundus genome carries:
- a CDS encoding putative ATP-dependent zinc protease, with the protein product MSTDEQGPVRVGVLSLHNSKETKAILNAVEDLGHEPVWLRRENTTVSIEDSEVTVDPDVDVVANRLLLSTTGDPAELLGLATTFNRIRPMLNEPDPVLTAIHKFATAATLADWNISVPDAFLGLSNERLNSGRGRFGDVGVYKTAIGTHGGGTWKVDLTEPVNPRVGNRQAFLQDLVERDENEHRDLRVYVVDDEIVGAMYRYAPEGDWRTNVALGGDVADATDDLPDVAAEMALYTADVMNLDYAGVDLIEGEDGWFVLEVNPTAGFKGLYEATGTSPAPHVAKLAIERAGGSVDEERVEQLSATLDDSTPSCKPRITPPEQEDLPVIGYIEDVIVSGTSGSKQVKAKSDTGATRTSIDTGLAADIGAGPIKSMTRVKSGSVKSGKARPVVDLVIGIGGTQHTVTASVEDRGHMDYPLLLGRDVLEHYRVDVRRRADDDERSSGELLEE
- a CDS encoding CNNM domain-containing protein, with protein sequence MTPLEIGLRLVAGVLLILANGFFVAIEFALTRVRQYPESEFDTPALERAWEMTQDLEIYLTSCQVGITASSIAVGIVAEPALAALFEPYFAGSALASVGAGALIAYAIINLLHLTHGEQTPTYLGVERSKFVCRYGARPLYWFAWLISPIMHVGDTVAKATLKLFGIEMTGAWLETEEQVIESRADLRNRLDSLLDEGDVPEERQEEVLNALAVGEMAVAELVTDPDDIVALSVGASVEENLATMRATPHTRFPLVGEDLGDFRGVVYTPSVLTHLEALERGERSFEDIAAAPMTLAAETNVSDAFDQFQAQDQELALVLEDGDVVGLLTATDALEAVMGELEDPLDRAYG
- a CDS encoding DNA-3-methyladenine glycosylase family protein; the encoded protein is MNDADAIAALRADPDLRPLIERHGPLAIEPADDFFARFVVSVLRQQVSMASAAATRERLFEAVDVTPAGVLAADDATLRDAGLSRQKTRYVNNVAEAFRDRGYTVDSFAGVDDDAVIDELTSITGVGDWTARMQLLFSLGRPDVFPVGDLGIRKGMRALYGDIDREAMVDRAEQWAPYRSYASLYLWRIEEDVADSVDEVRER
- a CDS encoding helix-turn-helix domain-containing protein, which encodes MSDVKAVVRVEHPDIVLTGAVTHDRSSEVKSVSEAGTDPTSGKFFYHIESADFRQFEDGLRTDSTVGEFERVIEIGAEKAIYSIEYTDDAKILSPVISAANGVILDMENDGRAWILTVWMPERTDLVQLWDYAQGNDIDIELLRVNEYDGLGETDAGLTESQREALLVAVEAGYFEEPRNATLGDVAAALDISQPAASGLLRRGIKRLVVSSLMDAGDGTN
- a CDS encoding DUF1405 domain-containing protein, with translation MVTVSLDLGRYVEYYLGNAPSLSMLLVANGAAFLVGISFYVHADPSFADLPTFLYPLFGDSPTALALATLSLATLLPLLGNARRVRDAPTNTPLAYLHTFAFVWLVKYGLWTVVALNLHPGQYVGAPGALWNYWGIMLTHLLFVVEAFAIPYYGRTTDRALKLALVALLVNDVFDYAFGYHPPLRYDPGIPLILATLLLSVGAVYLADRVFDRPERFDPLAPSGE
- a CDS encoding succinylglutamate desuccinylase/aspartoacylase family protein, which translates into the protein MDSDAAFTYNGGKVAPGERQNLRYGISETYLGDPVRIPVTIVNGERDGPTVFLSAAAHGDELNGIEVVREVAFEWDLDDLAGTIVCLPVLNVQGFLTQQRYLPIYDRDLNRSFPGDPSSTSAKRMAHAIFRNFIAPCDLGIDFHTSTRGRTNMLHVRADTEDDAVSRLAFAFGASVVVDGAGSDGTLRGEATRAGVPTITVEMGQAHRFERRLIDDALDGVESVFAEYGLQPGPVRWPGWRTVVTEKTWIRADAGGIVDMHYDRGSLVHEGERICTITDPFKADGVPVEAPFTGVLIGLLENPVVYPGNPICHLAELDAETARIVDRRQTDR
- the sdhC gene encoding succinate dehydrogenase, cytochrome b556 subunit, whose amino-acid sequence is MSQSYDRGLIEDFGRWREFSAGMWAWIFHKFTGWVLIGYLFTHIAVLSTALTSASADPATVAANQDLYTQTIQALESLLVVRLLEVGLLAVAVFHILNGTRLLLVDLGIGLGTQDRSFYASLILTGAIVVASIPTFLAGVSL
- a CDS encoding succinate dehydrogenase yields the protein MAERYSSFRAGGRLWLWQRITAAFLVVVLAFHFFLLHFVHHADEVTFAMSAGRMETWSYYSLMILFLVTATFHGVNGVYNALINAGLTGVKRQAVKVVLGVASLLLLVQGFRTANAWAGIDLLPIL